The Leptolyngbya sp. CCY15150 nucleotide sequence CGAGGTCTGGAAAGCAATCCACCAAGCGATCGCCCACCCGTTGATTAAGCGGCACCCCCGTTACGTGAACGGCCGCTGGATTAAACGCCACGAGTTCTAACGATGTCGGATCATTGGGCTCGGGCAAATGCCAGATAGTGAGACCAAGCTGAATATTGCGTACAACTTCTGAACAAAGATCCATATGCCCCACGTCATGGGGAAATGGCAAATCGCGATAATTTGGCTGCATGATATCTGAACGTAACAAAAATCTAGAGAAGGGTTGGAGAAAAGGCAACGAATAGGGCGTTGACCACGGGGCATTGCCGGGGCATTATCGGTGCATTGTCGGGGCATTGTCATTGTATGTATCTTGACCGTGCACACCTAGCTCTATTATTGGCTGACTCTCTCTAGTTCGTAGTACGCCTCTGGTTAGATCTTTGCTAAGGTACCCGGGGGGTTGCTTCAATCGTTCGTTAGGTTTTGTACCCAAGACCATGTCCGTGATTTCTACCGTGTCTAGGGGCGATCGCTGATGGGTCATGCGGTTGCGGTTGCATAGACGGGACTCGTTTTTTAGGATGAAGAGCGATCGCCCTCATCAGAGCCAGCCGCCCCATAGATTCGTAGTCTATCCAAAGATAGATGCTGTTTCCCAGCATTTCTCGTCATAGTGAAACTGGGTAAATGGTGTTTGACCTTACCCACACGTTCACACGTCAGAGGTAATTGAGTCATGACCCCGATCCGCGTTGCCTTAGTTGAAGATCATGCGTTGACTCGAATGGGTCTCAGAGCCACCCTAGAGCAATATGACACCATTGCTGTGGTGGGAGATGCCAAAGATGGTAGAACTGGCCTGCAGATGTTACAGCGAACCCAGCCCGATGTGGCGCTGATCGACATCGGCCTACCGGATCTCGACGGCATTGAGCTGACCCGTCAGTTTCAACTTAAGCAAGCTGAGATAGATGCCCCTCCCGTCAAGATTATCATCCTCACGATGCATGATGAAGAAGATGCGGTGTTGGCCGCTTTTGGTGCCGGTGCAGACTCGTATTGCATGAAAGATGTGCAAGTCGAGCAGTTGGTGGAAGCCATTCAGGCAACGGCTGCTGGCCAGGCTTGGATTGATCCAGCGATCGCCAATATTATTCTACGCAACATGCGCCAGTCCTACGGCTCCATGGACAATCCCCCTGCAGGGATATCAATTACGGCGTCGGAGCCAGAGTATCAAACAATTATTGATACCTTTCCATTAACCCATCGCGAGCTAGAGATTTTAGAACTGATTGTGGCTGGTGGTAGCAATGCCAAA carries:
- a CDS encoding response regulator transcription factor — its product is MTPIRVALVEDHALTRMGLRATLEQYDTIAVVGDAKDGRTGLQMLQRTQPDVALIDIGLPDLDGIELTRQFQLKQAEIDAPPVKIIILTMHDEEDAVLAAFGAGADSYCMKDVQVEQLVEAIQATAAGQAWIDPAIANIILRNMRQSYGSMDNPPAGISITASEPEYQTIIDTFPLTHRELEILELIVAGGSNAKIANALDVTVGTIKTHVRHILSKLCADDRTQAAVRALRSGLVC